TTGGCAAGTCGCGTGCTACGCCGTGTCAGTGAGAGGCCACCTAAAAGCGGAATGCAGCAAAGGTGGACACTGTCACGGTGTCCAAGCGCACGCATCTGAGACAGGAGTTTCTATAAGCTGTTTCTGGGGTGTTTAGATGTGCAACCTGACAAGGCGCCGTCTGACGGGTCGAGACCGTTCATACGACGACTGGGGCTTTTCGCAGCGGATGGTGTCTCCCAGGGGCTACTGGGATCTGCAGCTAGACAGCTAACGCGATCCTCAAGGACGAACGAATTTTTGCATCTACAGCTTACTATAGGCTGGCTGACAGTTGGAATATTCCTCTTGGTACCGTCTTCTCGTGTGTAATTCTTCAATGACCTTCCTCCAATTAAGCAAGACATGGGGCGATAGGCAAGTGAACTTTCTACAGTGGCAGGAACCAAACTAGGGGATGATACGCGCCAAGTCTGGCAGCTTTACTGTTGTGTTGTTCGGCAGAAGCCGGCTCTCACTTAGGACAAGCGCCTGGTGCCTCGGAGCCGCTCTGCTGAGTGCCTACAGGCGTGTTGTCTTAGAGAGAAGCGGGGTTTTCAGTTGGTGAGACACGTGCCAAACCCATATCGCAGCAGTGGACCTACTAATGCGCTGAGTAGATAGCAAGGAGACGTATCTAGTGCTGGCCCTCAAATGTGCTGTAGAGAAAGGCTACTTGTGGCACACCCGCCGCTTACTTCCGGGACTCAACGAGGGGTCTGTTTTAAAAGAACAGAGCTGTGTGTTGTATGTCGTTGACAGCAATGAGGACAGTTCAGCACCGACTGCCAGACTGTCATAAAGACCAATCAGGAGACTCTTAGAAAGAGGCTGCAAATAACCACCTTCAGCGGCGAGTGTAAGGAGAAAAAGTATGCAGGTTGCGTGAGACACACTCACGTATGGCGTGCACCTGCTGTTCGCGTAGCAGCCGAAAGGATTTTCGAGAGATTTCTGCTGGTGGCATGTTTCGTGTTTACTGCGCCAGCGGTCGTGTGATCCTGAGGAGAGGGATGTGAAGAGGTGCACTGCCGCCATGCACATAGTGACTTAATGCGGCTCCCGAAGTTGATGATGCTCGCTTTCCCTATTCAGTCCGTCACCGTGGAGTAGAAGAACTGTGTACACAGTTTTATGAGAGAACACGCAAATAGCGACCGCGTTAAAGTATATGACTGAACGATATGTGGCAATGATAGCATGTGCCGTTCTATCGAACTAATTGTTTGCCTACGTTATTAGAAGCTGGTGAAATCAGCAGGTTCTTTTACATGTATTCGTCGGTAGAACTTGAAAACCCCCCGCCGGCGGCGTGTCTGTCACGTGGAGCGAAATCGACGCATGAGAACGACGGAAGGAGGTTTCTTAAACGGCTGAAGGAGACAACACTGGATCGCACGCAGAGTCCGTTGACAGTTTTAGGTGTCCGCTGCGCTAGGCGCGTTATGCAGTTTCATCTCGGGCACTGAATAGGTACCTCCTTCACATGCACTGATCAAGACATCGTTACTTCAGGCACGTGCGGATGTCGCGTCAAGAGGCTCACGACACGAGAAAAAGTGCGTACTCGAGAGAAATCCTTATGCTCAGCCGAAGCCCCGAGTAGCACCATAAAGACACAGTGCATGTAGATGcatagtatatatatatatatataacccAGATACACACTCCCTTCGAGCGAGCCAAAGCGTTAAATCGCTGTTTCGGAATCACTGTTTAGCTCCTCATTGCTTTCAGTTTTGCTCAGGCATTCATGCAACAGTTTGTACCATGACCTCTATATGTGACTGAGAATGTTCCAAGTTACTAGAAAAAGGAGTGGGACGACGGTTGGAACCACGAATGCGTGTGAGACGTTCTGAAACACTCATCAATCATCCGCACCTACGCAGTAACACAACAGCTCGTCACAACTAGTAATGACTTCTCACACTCGTAAGCCTTGCTGAAACACTGCCTGAACGAATTTGACAGACCCTACCATTCAATCTTAAAAGTAGAGTGACATTGGTTTTCTGCCGAACGGCACAATGCAAGTGGCGAAAGCTGCCTCTAAGGGTCCGACATCAGCAAAATGAACCTAGTAGGAGGGTTTCCTTTTGCATAAACAAGTACTAGCGGGACGGAATTTAGCCCCCGGTTACTCAAGTGATTCGAGTGTTCCACCTGAAAGGGTGGCAGGTGACTTGTCTCAGTCTCGTTTGAATTGTAACAGCTACGCACACAGTCTGCATGATTCCTGTTGCCGCTGATCTGTTTCATAAAATTAGGTATTTCCATCAGTCACGATGCAAACGCTTTCACGCATCTGTCCCCACTCTATCAGTAATGGACACGCTGGTAACATGGAGAGAAACTTCAATTCCTTTCAATACCTATGCATCGGCTGCTGGCGTTGATTCGGGTAGACCTCGTTGCTACGAGATTCACAACAGCACCCGCCAACCAGTTAGAGAAAATTATGCGGAGCCCGGAATCAGTCCCATAGGATGCACGTCGTTTAGTACGCCGTGAAAATACTCTTGTGACTACTGAGAAGACACTGCTTTTGTTGTTAGCGGCATGAAGCTTTTTAGCACCTTGTTTTGCGCGAAACATTACGAAATTCCCGTGTCTTCCGCTGCTCGTCGATTGTAACGCGGCGCACACAAGAGGCTGGCTGGCCGCACGGACCCACCGCAGCGCCCCGAGTCTTGCCCACTCCTGCGTGGCAAAGAACGATCAAGAACCATTTACCGTTGGTGTTTTTTTCAAAGACAAGTTTCTGCGACTGAGTTCGTAGTAACTATCTTCTGTCGGTGCTTCTTTATCCAAAAAACCACATTTGAGGTCCGCGTGGTGGCCTCGGGTGCGTTCACCGCTAAGATGCATGTGACCGATTTTATCTAGCAATGCGCTAGCCGTCCGTCATTTTTGTCACTGTCGATTTTCGACTATCCACTTTTCCGTTTGATGACCTAGTGATTGCTACTTCTCAGCGCTTTCCCCTTCGCTCCGGAAGAGAGGGATTTTCGGAGCAGAGGAGTCGCATACGTGGCACGTAAGTGGACTACAACGCGTAGCAGTTGAGCGCGGTGTCGGGGGTTTGCTACGATGCGCGGAGACGCCGTGTGTGTGTAGGCGTATGTGTGACACCTTGCAGTCAACAGTATGGCacctgaagagaagaaaggctcGCGAAACAAACAATTACGAAAGAAGGGGTCGGGCAAAGTGACCGTCGACGGTGACAAGCTGAGACAGATGACCGAGGCTGAGGACGTCTTTGGATCTACCAATTCACCAACAAAGgatgagaagaaaggggaaaaaAATGCAGCCAGTCAGCTAGTGGCAGGTGCGTCCTCGGGAACAGAGGCAGCGGCGAAGCCGAGCCGCACTGGTGTTACGTTAGCTAAGACAGTAGAGGCAAATGAGggcgggagaaggaaggatgATGAGACTGTACAGGAAAATGGTGATCGCGGCAAGAAGGCGGGTGAGGCTGTGAAGGTGAAAGAGGAGGGCGGTAAGAAGGATGACGATGCTGTGAAAGCAAATGATGATAGtgacaagaaggaagaaggggcAACGAAAGCAAAGGATGATAGTggcaagaaggaggaagaggtaACGAAAGCAAAGGATGATAGTggcaagaaggaggaagaggcaacgAAAGCAAAAGATGACAGTggcaagaaggaggaagaggtaACGAAAGCAAAGGATGATAGTggcaagaaggaggaagaggcaacgAAAGCAAATGACGATAGTggcaagaaggaggaggaggtaACGAAAGCAAAGGATGACAGTggcaagaaggaggaagaggtaACGAAAGCAAAGGATGATAGTggcaagaaggaggaagaggtaACGAAAGCAAAGGATGATAGTggcaagaaggaggaagaggcaacgAAAGCAAAGGATGACAGTggcaagaaggaggaggaggtaACGAAAGCAAAGGTTGATAGTggcaagaaggaggaagaggcaacgAAAGCAAATGACGATAGTggcaagaaggaggaggaggtaACGAAAGCAAAGGATGATAGTggcaagaaggaggaagaggcaacgAAAGCAAATGACGATagtggaaagaaggaggatGAGACTCtagagacacaggagaggTACAAGAACGAAGCAGGTAGGAAGGAAGTTAAGGCAGCTGTATCAGAGGAAGATCGGGCTGCAGGCGCTTCGGAAGAAGCCCGTGAGGCGTACTGTGAGTTGCAGAAGTCCATTTCACAAGCACAGGAAGCGGAAAGCGAATTTCGGGCTACCCCAGAAGGCAAGAGTAAGGAAGAGTCGCTGGTGTGTatggaagaagcggaggacgCTCTGAAGGCAGCACGAGACAAGGCGGAACAGAAGTCGATAGCCGAGGTGAAGGCGATCGAAACCGCTGAGACTGCTGCAGCTACGGGAGCCAAGAGAGAACTTGAAGTCGAGGTCGCGAAATCGAGAGCGTCTGCAGCCGACGAGGCACCTGCGTTCCAGATTCGAGTGACTCCTCCGGATtcttcgaagaagaaggatgaAAATTCAGTACAGGAAGCTCTCTTTGCTGCAATGGCTGCAGTAGGTCTTGGCGTCCCCGGGAGTCAAGAATATGAGAagactgcagaagaagaaaccgttCGTACCGCTGCAGGCGGCAAGGACTCTGCGGACGAAGGGGAATCGTTAGCGCAGAGGAAGGTCGTGGCGATTCTCGAAAAGAATCAGGATCGGGTGAGGCTCATCGAGAGCCAGTTTCAAGAAGCAGTGATTGTTCTGCGAGAGAAGTTTGACAGGCTGATGGAACCGATTTTTGAAGAGCGCGCCGCGATCCTGAGTACGGagccagaggaagagacgcgggaAAGTGGCGCCGGCGACTTAGCTGGAAGTGATAAGCTGCCAGTTGGCACTCTCGCCTTGCCTGGTTTTTGGCTGCGCACATTCGAACACAACAGCATTCTGTCGTCCATGTTGGGCGTCAGAGACAAACCCCTTCTTCTGTACCTGCGAAACATCAGGCGAGTTCTTAAcacggaaaaggaagacgggTTCTCCTTGGTTTTTGAATTCGATGAAAATCCATTCTTCACGCCGTGCACCCTTACGAAGACCTTCAAAATGAAGCAAGACGAGGGTACATATATTGTTTCGAGGACCGTCGGGACTTCTATCGTTTGGAGGGAAAACATGGTAAGCAGGAAGACACAAgagcggggggggggggggcaaGCTGCTCGTGTGTTGTGTTGCTGCTGTCGCGGTAGTTCCGTTGTGTGTTTGGAAGCTCCTCGGGGTGTCTGTAGAATGGCCAGGACATGTATGTAGATATGCCGGTAGAACGTTATCGATAGATATCGCGGGACCAAAGTTTCAGCACACGTTGTTCTGTGACAGTGATAACCGCCATGAATCGCTACCAAAGTGCAGAAGGCTGCCGTAATTCGTAGTCAAAATTTAATTCAGTTCACTCGATAAGACGTCAGGAGAGTGGCTATTTAACACT
This genomic interval from Toxoplasma gondii ME49 chromosome VIIb, whole genome shotgun sequence contains the following:
- a CDS encoding nucleosome assembly protein (nap) protein (encoded by transcript TGME49_256060) gives rise to the protein MAPEEKKGSRNKQLRKKGSGKVTVDGDKLRQMTEAEDVFGSTNSPTKDEKKGEKNAASQLVAGASSGTEAAAKPSRTGVTLAKTVEANEGGRRKDDETVQENGDRGKKAGEAVKVKEEGGKKDDDAVKANDDSDKKEEGATKAKDDSGKKEEEVTKAKDDSGKKEEEATKAKDDSGKKEEEVTKAKDDSGKKEEEATKANDDSGKKEEEVTKAKDDSGKKEEEVTKAKDDSGKKEEEVTKAKDDSGKKEEEATKAKDDSGKKEEEVTKAKVDSGKKEEEATKANDDSGKKEEEVTKAKDDSGKKEEEATKANDDSGKKEDETLETQERYKNEAGRKEVKAAVSEEDRAAGASEEAREAYCELQKSISQAQEAESEFRATPEGKSKEESLVCMEEAEDALKAARDKAEQKSIAEVKAIETAETAAATGAKRELEVEVAKSRASAADEAPAFQIRVTPPDSSKKKDENSVQEALFAAMAAVGLGVPGSQEYEKTAEEETVRTAAGGKDSADEGESLAQRKVVAILEKNQDRVRLIESQFQEAVIVLREKFDRLMEPIFEERAAILSTEPEEETRESGAGDLAGSDKLPVGTLALPGFWLRTFEHNSILSSMLGVRDKPLLLYLRNIRRVLNTEKEDGFSLVFEFDENPFFTPCTLTKTFKMKQDEGTYIVSRTVGTSIVWRENMDVTKSAVVRKQRNVRTNNVRTVHEEKHEKSFFSFFCDSVVPEDDELEAMNEEEQSEIFEKLKLEYDAGVTLRDLIIPYALEWYLGSAVETLGYDDNEEPETRQSAKADDACRRKDGTQQEEGSFASWFGF